ctttttttttcgaaaGATAActtgtctttattttttatttttttaaaaattacaaaatctaCTATTGAAAAGATTACCTGTGGTGATCTGGttgtgtaattattttttacactACTAGTATGTAAGTTAAAGTTAATGGGCTCTATTGATTGATATGTCTTGTCTTAGCCCACTAGTATCTTTCTCTTTGGGGATAATAGATAAATCATATCGCAATAATCATGTGACATGTTTATTAGGAGATGTGATATtatgtaaatttatttaaatattgtattcattgaaACAATACAGTACGAGATAAGTACGAGATGATACAATAAAATGAAACCATACATAAGCTTCAACTTATCATCACAAAAGCTTCAACAACTTTTTAACCCCTTCATCAATAGCTCTCTCCCCTTTGAATTTTATCTTTTCACTCATATCCATTGCCTTCAAATTAACTTGTTTCCTAGTTTTATCCTCTACCACCTTCTTTATTCCTTTTGCCACCTCTTCTTTCATTATTTCTCCATTTTCACCTCTCAAAATCTCCACCCCTATGCCAAGTTCCTCCACTAATCTTGAATTCAATGGTTGATCATGATTCATAGGCATGGCTATTAATGGTATGCCAAAACTCATGCTTTCTAACATCGAATTCCATCCACAATGAGTTACAAAACCTCCAATGCTTGAATGGTTCAAAATTTGACTTTGTGGTACCCATCCTTCAATAACCATCCCTTTTCCCTTTGTACTTTCAAGAAAACCTTGTGGAACCATTTCTTCTATTGTTGTGTTCACCccttttggaaatttgattgtccaAATAAAGCTTACTTTACTTAACTCAAGACCTTTTGCTATCTCTTCAATTTCTTGCTTTGACAAGAAGAATTCACTTCCAAATGATACATAAACACATGATAAATGATCCTTATTATCTAGCCATGATTGAATTGTCCCCCAATTCTCCTCCTCACCTAAGGTCGCCTCGCGAATAAGTGGTCCAATTGCTATCAACTCCTTCTTTCCTATTGTAGAAACATAATCTATATACTTCTCCTCAATCTCCCTACAAGTGTTCAACAAAACAATATTGTGAGATTGTTCAAAGGATTTAAGTACCACATATCCAAAGGCTTTCTCATCGCGTGGTTTTATTGGTTTCATATCTAATTTCTTGATCTCATAGTCATGAAGGTATATGGAAGAAAATGGAAAAGATGTAAGGCTTGAACTCCCATAAAGAAATTGGTGGTAAATGTAGGCAAGACCAGAAGTTGAagaaacataaaacataatagCATGAATATTGTATGATGAAGCCATAGTTGCTACCCATGGTTGGAACCCATCATATATAATCAagttaggttttagggtttcaATTATGCTTGGAAATTTGGAAGAAGCCATTTGAAAGGCTTGAATAAGAGTGGAGTTGAGATGGGGAGGGAGGTCTTTAGTTGTATGGTAATGAGGTGGTAACTCATGCAAATAAGGTAAGTGAAATTCAACAAGTTGTATGGAGAGGTTATAATTAGTTGAGTTTTTATCTAGGGTTTCCTTGATAGATTTGAGAATAATTGGtgttgaaagaaaatatatgtgaaaattcatttttgataatttcttgGCTAGTGCCAAAAAGGGATTTACATGGCCAAAACCTAACCATGGAAATAGTAGGATACTAGGACTATTTCCCTTAGTTCTCTCcatgaatgaaataattattgaaattattctTAGTTTTATAGGGTAGGAAATGTTTACCCTGGTTTTTTCAAGTCATCTCTGAATTTGacagtaaaatttattttagggaaaagggtctgatatacccctctactttgtcatttagagctgatataccctcgttataaaagtggctcatatatacctctacttgtaaacaaatggctcacatatacccttttcctctaacggaaatgaaaaaaataataattttaatctaaatttttattatttttttataaaaaatataatcccatatgagtaaatttaatcctcgtcaaacatatttttttttacttttttttgtttcaatgactaatttataattattattttgataatcaaatttatttatgtttcactaatattcttgtaaaacttattgtagatgaccaaaatttttcttcgaatacgaaattaaattacaatatacacaaaaaaaatgtttaaattttttttatttaaactaaggaatgaaagaaaaaaacaaaataagaataagaaactcaaactattataaataaaagaagtcaaaaaataatttttgtatgaaaaaaattaaaatataccttgaactttgatagaagaatcatatatacccctaaataatttttttaaaaaaattagaagtaataaatataaatttaaaactaattttttaacttccgttaaatgaagggtatatgtgagccgttttttaacggcaggggtatatgtgagccgtttgtataacggtaagggcatatatgagccacttttataacgaggggtatatcagctctaaatgacaaagttgaggggtatatcagacccttttccctttattttattcatttaattatatacACATTCAAATATTCTCTTAATAATTTTCTAGTGAATTCAATTtcttcccaaaaaaaaattgacttaccAATTTCTTTACCCGCCGACACACTTTTTCTCCTTCTCAAAGCCCCCACCTAAATGTTGTTTCTCCTTCTCCTACCACTCTTTTTTGAACTTCATGCtcatctttttttcatttttttaataaattgacAATACATAGAAATCATTGaactttatcattattatttcaaaattaaagttaattatCTTCAATAATGACAGTCAAAACTAGAATCaaagttcatttatttttcaataatgtCAGCCAAAAAATGAAGCTAATTCACACCTTTCATCAATAAGGTTAGTGCTTAGTTTagaactttaaaaaataatgttttattattGTGGTTCAAAAAGATGTCTCTtgcaataattaaaaataaacaaatataatttttttatgtggcTCTAAGTGACACTAACCTGGAGCCGATGAGACATGTGTGTAATGcacttttaaattatatttatgtcctataattttgagtgtgcacaagtagacacttaaacttgtataaaactaaataaatagacacacatgtcctacatgtcattttttgtcctacgtggtgtcctacatgTATTTTGCCAtataggactcatgtgtttatttatttgaaagttGATAGTTAAAGTTTccatttgtgcattatgaaagttagaggtcaaagttaatatttgaagccaagtttagagtccaatatatgtattatgccttacttatatacatatcttcttctttttttcataattcTCATTAGCCCTTATCAGTtctaaaatttttcaaaatccaTTATTTTAGACCatccctttttttcttcttcatttattttttaaacatgaATCCTAAAGTAAAATTTGTAGTACACATATtggtctaaaaaataaatattagaacCCCTTCATGAAATCTTGACTTCGTCACTAACTTCAATAGAAAGCGTgtcgtaaaaaaaaaaagttaactaaatctatctttttttttcttttttaacctAATCGTCCAGACCAAAAATGATTGAAGTACTTGTGTGGTGCTAAACCACAGGCACATTTAAAGATAAAGATATGGTGGATCTTTTCAATTTTGATAGATAATATAagggaaaatgtacaagtatcTCCTCAATTTATattcgaaatctcagagacacacttatactatactaaggtcctattacccctctgaacttattatatatgtaattttctacccctttttggcctacgtggcactagtttgaaaaaaaaagtcaacaagCGTTCgtcccacaagatagtgccacgtagaccgaaaaagggtaaaaaattataaataaaattagttcaGGGGGATAATAAAACCTTAGCATAGCATAAGtatgtctctgaaatttcaggCATAGATTGAGGAGATACTCGTGCATTATTCCTATATATAACATAGTACTAAAACCTTATAAACATGCTACAAATATCTTTTAATAATATTGATGTGATGTGAGTACTATATAAATGAAGATAATATCATCAGGTAACCGATCAGAGActagaaaaataacaaatatatagGAAAAGATATAAGGAAAGTAAAATATCTTGTCACTTGTGGCATTACTACATGCGTACGTTGCAAGCGGTCAGTTGAACATCATTCTAttgtaaaattacatttttatatagaaaattatgTGAAGATAATTAGGAGTCCTTTTAGAGGAAATTGGGTGGGTATTAGGTTATGGGGTCGATAATTGAGTTAATGGGTTTAAAAAAGGGTCAAACGGATAGTTCAATAGAATTAAGACATGTGTAAAAAATTACGGATCCGTTAGTGAGAGGAATATATGTGTCCCTATTAGACGGCAAAGACTTATATAAATGCAAAGTGTAACGAAGAATATCTACGTGTCATTTATTAATGTTCGGGGGTAACTCCATCCCTTCTCCCTaaataatattacataaatataagTACCATAATATAAGGATGTTTATCATTGAGGCAAAATGAAGGATTAATAAGTCATATTAGTATTTCTCTGTGTCACATAAATGGGCCTTTAACTCAATTTCCGTTGATACttatgttctttaattttaagtATGCCTAAGTAAACACTTAAACtattgtataaagttgaacaagtagacataCTCGTCATACATGCCAATTCACGTGAAATACACTTGATTCTCGAATtgatttgtattatattatgtagGACGCATATTATGTTATGTAGAATATGTGTGACTAGTTATTCACACTCAATACCGGAGAGCAATAGATGttagttaaaattattttaaaggacATATTTATGTGTTACGATATTTTACAGATGTTCAagataaacattatttttggtAGGTGAAGGTACACTAGAGTCTTAGTAATACTAGAACTCTTTTGTCATAACAagacatttatttataaaagaaacatgcaaaaaatatacggtataataataaatatacctCATAAAATTGATGAGTGAAGTCTGAAAAAAATGATGTGTATCAATTTTATCTCATCTTTTTAAATTAGAAAGCTTGTCTTTGATAGATCCTCGACAtaataaacttgaaaaatatatgattattaattCGACGTTTAGGATATTCTAATACCTTGTTCGCTcgaatttaataataatttattcatttgaTAAGATTGTACAAAAATTGGAccaattttaatagtttttcaTAAATTGCGAAATTATtatgttcatgaaaaaaatacaattttaaaagggacatttcgcAAACAGACACTAAAAATAACTTAGTTGTTAATACGATCCTAGCTACATGTtggagggaggagagaggcggaCGAgatgagagagggaggagagagggcTATAATTGGTATAATATTTTGTGACTAGTCACATTACTATAAGGGTGGTCAGTTGAacattattttatctaaaagttacattttttatatagaaagtcatataaaatatatattaaatttttaaagatttttaactatttattttattttaccacTATTTATAATGCActacatataaaatttaaatttgttgttATCAGAAAACATTTGTGGTCACTAAGTATCACAAAACTTAAACTTATGGCTACATTTACCCGCCTATTTCAAACCAAATCATTATACTTGTATTACAAAGACGGAGCCAATTAAGGTCAAGGAGCTACTAACTTAAGACTCCTGGATACTTGTAATTTTGACCACAAAATAGAAAAGTTAAATCTGTCTCGAACAAAATTTTGCAAGGAATACAATAGTTTTTCGAGCAAGATACTGAGGTTAAGAAATAGTATCACACTCGAGATACCGGGAAAAAGGTGATTCATACTAACAATCTTGATTTGTATAAGCCTTCTGTAGAGACTCAATTTTCTGTTTCGTGGCTCCGAATCCTCTCAGTCTATAAGAATTTTCAACTCCATGCATGTACATATGTTCATTTTTTAATCCgaattaaattaaacatatagTGACATATGATTTATTAATGCTTAATGTGAATTTTAGAGTATCCGAAGAATTTTGATAGCTCAGACAATTCATGCCTTGTTATTACTACGTTTTGCTCTGTTATTACtttgttctttaaaaaatttatcctGTTTCATATGCAGGGAAGTGTTGGGTTTAGGCCTTTTTTCCTTCTTATGTGGATGAATAAATGTCCAAGGTTTTGGGTCTTCCATCCTTTCCTTTGTAGATAAAATTAGCTCAAATTTGACAAGTTCACTTTTGCCTAGGTCTTATTTTGAAGAGAATCACAAGAGTTTGAGAGCAGTTAtatagagagaaaagtgagaaagTGCAGATTTTCACACAAGCCATATCAATCATTTTCAAATCGCGATTctcgcttcgtttcttgtccgattgagctgattttggATAGCGTGTTTCTTTCAGTTTAATCTTTTGATTGGGAACTAAGAGAGGGTGACTTGGGGTCCTGTAGATCCGATTTTAGCTCGTGAACAGTAGCTTGCGGTTTGGGTATTTTAGCTCATCTTATTTCTCTAGTTTTTTGGTGCTATCTTGTAGTTGTATTGTTCACTGTTTGGCACTCTGTTGGTGACCATTTTGAAGAAAACTTTTGTAACTCTTGTTTAATATAGTGGAGCTTTGATATTGTGGTTTTTACTCTTCACACCGAAGAAGTTTTCCACGTTAAATTTGGCGTCTCttgtgttgatttatttttcttgcttGGTTGATTAGTTTGCTGCCCAAACTATTTTATTCTTGCATTattttgtcttctcttggttcaagtAGAAGAAAAAGTTTTGACTTGGGTTTCTTCCGCTATCGCCTTTGTCGTgcacatatttattttgtgctTGCTTTTCCCAacaaatggtatcagagcattgagTTGTTGTTGATATCTGTTTGAATGACTATCTATTTGAATGATGGAGTCAAATATGAGCAAGCTGGTTTGTTTGAATTGTAGTAATTATCATACTAGGAAAGGCAtgatgaaagatcttctatttgtcaagaaaATGCATCTACCTGTTTTGCTTCTAATAAACTCGAATCTATGAATGATGAGGATTGGAAATTTGAGCATTTACATGTTTGTGGCTAGATCAGaaaatgggttgaagataatgttagaaatcacattgtgaatgagacacatgccagAATTTTGTGGGCAAGCTTGAGACACTGTATGCTTCGAAGACTGGAACAATAAATTGTTTCTTTTGAAACAATTGATGAATATCGTGTATAAAGAGGGCAACcctatttctgatcatattaatgattttcaaggtgttcttgaccagctgtCTGGAATGGGTgtaaaatttgataaagaaattCAAGGACTATGACTTCTTAATACTCTGTCAAACTCTTTCGAAACTCTTTGAGTTACTTTGACTAATTCTTCTCCTAGTGGTGTTGTGACCATATAACATGCTAAAAGTGGTGTTTTGAatgaagagatgagaagaagaTCTCCAGGCTCATCATCTTCTACTTCACACTCCGACGTTTTGGTTACTGAAGACAGGGGGAGAAGCAAGTTTAGAGGTCAGAATGACAGAAATAAAAGTAGAGGAAAGTCAAAGTCTAGATTCAAGAATGTACATGTGACGATTGCCACAagaatgaacatatcaagaaaTTTTGTTTCAAGTACAAGAGAAATatgaaacaacaaaagaaagagaCTATAATGAAAATTGTGTTGCGGTTGTTGCTAACCATGATCTTGTTGTTTCTTGTGATAAAAATGACGTTAATCTTGTTCCTGATGAGTTTAGCTGAtttgtggattctggtgctacttctcatgtcacgcccaagaaggaattattttctttttatactccaggtaattttggaaTGTTGAAAATGAGCAATAATCATGAGATTGTGGTTCTTGATATTGAGACTGTTTGTTTGGAAAGTACTAATGACTCCAAAGtagttctcaataatgtcaagcatgcttcagatgttcgcttgaatttgatttctggTGGATACCTTGATAATGAAGGTTATGTTAATACCCTTGGTGCTGGCCAGTAGAAGCTTACAAGAGGTTCGATGGTGGTAGCGCGTGGTGACAAGTTTTTTAACTTGTATATTTTCAGGCTCTATTCTAAGAGGCTTAGTAAAATTAGTGAAGAATGATACTTCATCATTATTATGGCATAGAAGActgagtcatatgagcgagaaggggATGAACAATTTGGCTAAAAAAAATTTGCTTTCCAGAGTGAAGCAGGAAAGTTGAACCAATGTGTTCACTGTTTAGCCGGTAAACaaaaaagagtttcttttcaaagTTATTCAccttcaagaaagcttgatttgctggggttggtacattctgatttgtgtggtccttttaaggtaaAGTCTCATGGTGGTGCACTCTATTTTGTGACtattattgatgatcattcgCGCAAACTCTGAGTATTCTCTTTGAAGTGCAAGGATCAAGTTCTTGATGTGTTCAAGAATTTTCAGGCTTTGGTTGAAAGACAGACAGGGaagaaactaaaatatatcCGTTCaaataatggtggtgagtataaaTATCAGTGGAAATTGAGTGAAAGGCACATTTATGTGACATAGAGAAATACTAATATGACTTATTAATCATTCATTTTTCAGATGATACACTAGAGTCTTAACatgtcatttatttagaaaaggaACATGCAAAGAACATAcagtataataaatatatatacctcATAAAATTGATAAGTGAAGTCTGAAAAACATGGTGTGTACCAATTTTATCTTACCTTTTtaacatagaaaaattatttttaataaatccTCGacataataaatttgaaaaatatataattattaatccTACATTTAGGATATTCTAATACCTTGCTcgttcaaaatttaataataatttgcTCATCTGATAAGATTGTATAAGAATTGAACAAgtttaaatagtttttttataaattgctaaattattattttcatgaaaaaaaatacaattttaaaaggGAAAGTTTTGCAAACATGCACTAAAAATGACTTAATTAGGCtccatagttatagtttgttaattacaatttgtagctacatgttagaGGGAGGTGAGAGATGGACGAgatgggagagggaggagagaggctaACGAGAGCGGGCATAAAATGGAGAGGGGcgaattgtatttgtatatatgtcgaattctatatgtatatcttttagataattgtatatatgtaactgGAATAGATATGCATTTGTAGATCTGGCGAGcctgtaatgacccggaaggtcatttttggaaattttattaaattaccaTTTTTATCCTTACCTGAGTTAATTTTGATCAGTTGGTAAAGTTGGTTCGGAAGGTTTAGAGCTATTCGTTAGCCtcaattatttaattgacagatatatttattttaaataattaatttagtttgtgACTAATGAAATAAATCCATAAATTAGTTAAAACCCCATATCTTTTGACCcattattgattaaaataaattggggatttatcacttttagtacatgattaatttagaaaaaaaagaaagaaaaaataagagcTTACCTACGCGCAGAGTTACGACGGCCAGCGTAAAAGTTCGTTCAggtaatttttttcattggaatttctttttatttatgttagtAATGATGGCAACCAATTAGTAATGTACATTATTAGCA
The nucleotide sequence above comes from Solanum pennellii chromosome 9, SPENNV200. Encoded proteins:
- the LOC107030720 gene encoding beta-D-glucosyl crocetin beta-1,6-glucosyltransferase-like, with product MERTKGNSPSILLFPWLGFGHVNPFLALAKKLSKMNFHIYFLSTPIILKSIKETLDKNSTNYNLSIQLVEFHLPYLHELPPHYHTTKDLPPHLNSTLIQAFQMASSKFPSIIETLKPNLIIYDGFQPWVATMASSYNIHAIMFYVSSTSGLAYIYHQFLYGSSSLTSFPFSSIYLHDYEIKKLDMKPIKPRDEKAFGYVVLKSFEQSHNIVLLNTCREIEEKYIDYVSTIGKKELIAIGPLIREATLGEEENWGTIQSWLDNKDHLSCVYVSFGSEFFLSKQEIEEIAKGLELSKVSFIWTIKFPKGVNTTIEEMVPQGFLESTKGKGMVIEGWVPQSQILNHSSIGGFVTHCGWNSMLESMSFGIPLIAMPMNHDQPLNSRLVEELGIGVEILRGENGEIMKEEVAKGIKKVVEDKTRKQVNLKAMDMSEKIKFKGERAIDEGVKKLLKLL